Proteins encoded within one genomic window of Ursus arctos isolate Adak ecotype North America unplaced genomic scaffold, UrsArc2.0 scaffold_9, whole genome shotgun sequence:
- the NAA11 gene encoding N-alpha-acetyltransferase 11, with translation MNIRNARPDDLINMQHCNLLCLPENYQMKYYFYHGLSWPQLSYIAEDEDRKIVGYVLAKMEEDPDDVPHGHITSLAVKRSHRRLGLAQKLMDQASRAMIENFSAKYVSLHVRKSNRAALHLYSNTLNFQVSEVEPKYYADGEDAYAMKRDLSQMADELRRQLELKKGGYVVLGSRENRETQGSTLPSSEEDGQEEKNPAADDSGSDSKEPSESAESTDVQNSSEDSDSTS, from the coding sequence ATGAACATCCGCAATGCTCGGCCAGACGACCTGATTAACATGCAGCACTGCaaccttctctgtcttcctgagAACTACCAGATGAAATACTATTTCTACCATGGCCTTTCCTGGCCCCAGCTTTCTTACATTGCTGAAGACGAGGACAGGAAGATTGTGGGCTACGTCCTGGCCAAAATGGAGGAGGACCCAGACGACGTCCCCCATGGACATATCACCTCGCTGGCCGTGAAGCGTTCACATCGGCGCCTGGGTCTGGCGCAGAAGCTAATGGACCAGGCCTCCCGGGCCATGATAGAGAACTTTAGCGCCAAGTACGTGTCCCTGCACGTCCGGAAGAGTAACCGAGCAGCTTTGCACCTGTATTCTAACACCCTCAACTTTCAGGTTAGTGAGGTGGAACCCAAATACTATGCAGATGGGGAAGATGCTTATGCTATGAAGCGGGATCTCTCGCAGATGGCAGATGAGCTGAGAAGGCAGCTGGAGCTGAAGAAGGGCGGGTATGTGGTGCTGGGCTCCAGGGAAAACCGGGAAACCCAGGGAAGCACGCTTCCTAGTTCCGAAGAGGATGGTCAGGAGGAAAAGAACCCCGCTGCGGATGATAGTGGCAGTGACAGCAAGGAACCCAGCGAGTCCGCAGAGAGCACCGATGTCCAGAATAGCTCAGAAGATTCAGATTCCACCTCCTAG